The following are from one region of the Alicyclobacillus fastidiosus genome:
- the ggt gene encoding gamma-glutamyltransferase, whose translation MNFDALHYPHPSRRTAVYARKGMVATSHPLAAAAGLQVLQQGGNAIDAAVATAAALTVVEPTSNGIGSDSFAIVWHKGQMYGLNGSGVAPAGLSLEELSRRGHQEMPKFGWMPVTVPGTPRAWADLVERFGKLPLRQVLDPAISLARDGHPVSPIAAKYWAVAANRFASTLQGPEFEHWFKTFTFDGRAPKPGETFSSPGHARTLELIGESGAKAFYEGELADAIDRFARETGGLITKADLAAHTSDWVTPVSVDYRGYDVWELPPNGQGIVALMALNILKGYDFSNMDDRERTHLQLEALKLAFEDGRRHIADPRQADIPLAELLSDAHAQQQRARIGDQALLPDPGAPVLGGTVYLATADGEGNMVSYIQSNYMGFGSGVVVPGTGIALQNRGHNFSMDPNHKNALAPGKRPYHTIIPGFLTKDGQPIGPFGVMGGFMQPQGHVQVMMNTIDFGMNPQAALDAPRWQWMEDRRVTIEGSYGDEVVEDLRARGHEVEIASDAGGFGRGQIIWRTDEGNLVGGTEPRTDGTIAAW comes from the coding sequence ATGAATTTCGACGCCTTACACTATCCCCACCCTTCGAGAAGAACCGCTGTCTATGCCCGCAAAGGCATGGTCGCGACGTCCCACCCCCTTGCAGCTGCCGCTGGTTTACAAGTCTTGCAACAAGGCGGCAACGCTATCGACGCAGCAGTGGCTACGGCTGCGGCACTAACCGTCGTCGAGCCTACGTCGAACGGCATCGGCAGTGACTCGTTTGCGATTGTTTGGCACAAAGGTCAGATGTACGGACTAAACGGAAGCGGTGTCGCTCCGGCGGGGCTCAGTCTGGAGGAACTCTCCAGGCGCGGACATCAAGAAATGCCGAAATTCGGATGGATGCCGGTCACAGTGCCAGGGACACCAAGGGCATGGGCAGACTTAGTCGAGCGATTTGGCAAATTGCCGCTGCGCCAAGTCCTCGATCCTGCGATTTCCCTCGCCCGCGACGGGCACCCCGTGTCTCCGATCGCGGCAAAGTACTGGGCGGTTGCGGCAAATCGCTTCGCCTCCACGTTGCAGGGCCCAGAGTTCGAACACTGGTTTAAGACATTCACATTTGACGGACGCGCTCCCAAACCGGGTGAGACGTTTTCCAGTCCCGGTCACGCCAGGACGCTCGAACTCATTGGGGAATCGGGTGCCAAGGCGTTTTATGAGGGTGAGTTGGCGGACGCGATCGATCGATTTGCGCGTGAAACAGGTGGCCTCATCACCAAAGCCGACCTCGCGGCGCACACGTCTGACTGGGTGACACCTGTGAGCGTCGATTATCGCGGCTATGACGTGTGGGAGTTGCCGCCGAATGGCCAGGGCATCGTCGCGTTGATGGCGCTCAATATCCTCAAGGGCTATGACTTTTCGAATATGGACGACCGCGAGCGCACGCACCTGCAGTTGGAGGCCCTGAAACTCGCGTTTGAGGACGGACGGCGGCACATCGCGGATCCGCGGCAGGCCGATATTCCGCTCGCCGAGTTGTTGTCCGACGCCCACGCACAGCAACAGCGCGCGCGCATCGGCGACCAAGCGCTGTTGCCGGATCCTGGCGCACCTGTTCTTGGCGGGACAGTTTACCTTGCGACCGCCGATGGCGAGGGGAACATGGTCTCTTACATTCAGAGTAACTATATGGGCTTTGGTTCGGGTGTGGTGGTACCAGGAACGGGCATCGCCCTGCAAAATCGGGGGCACAACTTTTCGATGGACCCCAACCACAAGAACGCTCTCGCTCCAGGCAAGCGCCCTTATCACACCATCATCCCTGGCTTCCTCACCAAGGACGGACAACCGATTGGCCCGTTTGGCGTGATGGGTGGATTCATGCAGCCGCAAGGTCACGTCCAGGTGATGATGAATACCATCGACTTTGGCATGAACCCACAGGCAGCACTCGATGCGCCTCGCTGGCAGTGGATGGAGGACCGTCGCGTGACGATTGAGGGCTCGTACGGAGATGAAGTCGTGGAAGATTTGCGCGCGCGCGGTCATGAGGTCGAGATCGCGAGTGATGCCGGCGGATTCGGACGCGGGCAAATCATCTGGCGAACAGACGAGGGCAATCTCGTTGGCGGGACGGAACCGCGCACGGACGGAACCATCGCCGCGTGGTAA
- a CDS encoding TetR/AcrR family transcriptional regulator yields MDLQQRVVEAAEQSFRQFGYKGTTMENVARIANVGKGTIYTFFASKEALLDHILSRLVAEMQAVANASIAPDDTFFNNLERALRSVLRFRGQHELLIKLAQEGKQLGTVAVIEGMARVEQAVTKYLRHHLEAGVSHGDVKPCNTELVAFIMLRTYTAILADWESRHEPLSDDELMQVFQVVFAEGLNRARPQVQS; encoded by the coding sequence TTGGATCTTCAGCAGAGAGTCGTAGAGGCGGCGGAACAATCGTTTCGTCAGTTCGGATACAAAGGGACGACGATGGAGAATGTCGCTCGCATTGCGAACGTTGGCAAAGGTACGATATATACCTTCTTTGCGAGCAAGGAGGCCTTGTTGGATCACATTCTGAGCCGCTTGGTGGCCGAGATGCAAGCTGTCGCCAACGCGTCCATCGCACCCGACGACACGTTCTTCAACAATCTCGAGCGGGCGTTGCGCAGCGTATTGCGTTTTCGGGGTCAACATGAATTGCTTATCAAGCTCGCGCAAGAGGGTAAGCAACTCGGGACGGTCGCGGTGATCGAGGGGATGGCGCGCGTCGAGCAAGCTGTCACGAAGTATTTGCGGCATCACCTGGAGGCAGGGGTCAGTCACGGAGACGTCAAGCCATGTAACACCGAACTCGTGGCGTTTATCATGCTGCGTACGTATACGGCGATCCTCGCCGACTGGGAAAGCCGACACGAACCGCTGTCGGACGACGAGCTGATGCAGGTATTCCAAGTGGTGTTTGCAGAGGGATTGAACCGCGCACGCCCACAAGTGCAGTCGTAA